CTTCCGGTAAATTTGAAAAGGGCTTAGATCCAAACAATGCACAGGCTGCCATTGACAGAGCTTGTCAGTTAATCGAAGAATTTGGCTGCGGCGAAGTGGTAGGTGGTATGGCAGACGTATATTCAAAAGTAAAAGAACCGGTACGTGTTGCTTTTGATGCAGATAAAATCAACAGCCTTCTGGGAACAGAGCTTTCTAAAGAAGAAATGTTAGAATATTTAAGCAGAGTAGAATTAAAATATGATGAAAGTACAGGAGAAATCGTAGCGCCTACTTTCAGACATGATATTTTCCGTATGGCAGATTTAGCAGAGGAAGTAGCCCGTTTCTACGGATATGACAACATTCCTACAACATTGCCAAAAGGAGAAGCAACCACAGGAAAGCTTCCATTCAAACTGCGTATTGAGCAGGTGGCAAGAGATATGGCAGAATTTAACGGATTTTCTCAGGGGTATTGTTATTCTTTTGAAAGCCCGAAGGTATTTGACAAATTGTTAATTCCGGAAAATGACGAATTGAGAAAAGCTATTGTGATTTCTAATCCATTAGGAGAAGATTTCAGCATTATGAGAACAATCTCTTTAAACGGTATGCTCACATCTCTGGGAACAAACTATAAGAGAAGAAATAAAGACGTTCGCTTATATGAATTAGGAAATATTTATCTTCCAAAAGAATTACCTTTAACAGAGCTTCCGGAAGAAAGAATGATGTTCACATTAGGTATGTACGGAGCAGGCGATTTCTTCTCTATGAAAGGCGTTGTAGAGGAATTCTTAGATAAAATCGGTATGCACAAAAAAGAGGAATACAATCCAAACGCAGGCAAACCATTCCTTCATCCGGGACGTCAGGCAGAAATTATTTATGATAAAACTGTAATTGGATATATGGGAGAGGTTCACCCAACAGTTGCAGCTTCTTACGGCATCGGAGAAAAAGCTTATGTAGCTGTTCTGGATATTCCTGCAATTTTAGAATTTGCAACCTTTGACAGAAAATACGAAGGCATTGCAAAATTCCCTGCTGTAAGCCGTGACATTAGTATGGTCGTTCCAAAAGAAGTATTGGCAGGACAGATTGAAGCAGTTATTGCACAGAGAGGCGGAAAAATTCTGGAGAATTACCAGTTATTCGATATTTATGAAGGAAGCCAGATTAAAGAAGGATATAAATCTATGGCATATTCTGTTACCTTCCGTGCGAAAGACAGAACCTTAGAGGATGCAGATGTAAATGCAGCCATGAAAAAAATCCTCAATGGTCTGGAAACACTTGGTATTGAGCTGCGTAAATAATGATGAAGTTATATATTCTTAGACATGGAGAAACCCAGTGGAATGTGCAGAAAAGGCTGCAAGGGGCTTCTGACACTGAGTTAAACGAAAAGGGTATTGCTTTGGCAGAAAAAACAGGAGAGGCGCTGAAGGAAATTCCTTTTTACTGTTGTTTTACCAGTCCTTTAAAGAGAGCAAAGGACACGGCAAAGCTGGCGCTTGGCAACAGGGAAATTCCCATCTATGAAGATGCAAGAATACAGGAAATTTGCTTTGGAGAGTGGGAGGGAGAAAATTCTTCCCTGCTTCCTCAGGAGATGCTTTATAATTTCTTCCATAACACAAAGGATTATAGAGCACCAAAAGGGGGAGAAGAGCTTGCTCACATTTGCGCCAGAACCAGAGATTTTTGGGAGGATATTATTGCCAGAGAAGAATTGCAGGATAAAAATATTCTCATTGCTTCTCACGGCTGCGCAGTGCGTGCGCTTTTACAAAACGTATATGAAGACGCAGATATTGCAAATTTCTGGCATGGAAAAGTTCCGCCAAACTGCAGTGTGAATATTGTAGAAATGAAAGAGAACAAAGCTATACTTCTTGAAGAAGATGTGGTATATTACTAAATAGAAACAGGAGGCTGTCGTATTAAATATAATGCGGCAGCCCCCTTTCGTCAGAGAACAGAAAGGAGAAACCATGAGAACAGCAGACTTTTATTATGATTTGCCGGAAGAACTGATTGCACAGGATCCATTATTAGACAGGTCATCTTCCAGACTGATGCACTTGGATAAACAAACCGGTGAAATATGCCATACAGATTTTAAACATATTATTGACTATTTAAACCCAGAGGATTGTCTTGTTATCAATGATACAAGAGTAATACCGGCTCGTTTATACGGAAGTAAGGTCGGAACAGATGCAGGGATTGAAATTCTTCTGTTAAAAAGAAGAGAAAACAATATATGGGAAACCTTAGTAAAACCGGGTAAAAAAGCAAAACCGGGAACAAAAATCAGCTTTGGCGATGGACTTTTAATCGGTGAAGTGCTGGATATTGTAGAAGAAGGAAATCGTCTGATACAGTTTCAGTACGAAGGGATTTTCGAAGAAATCTTAGACAAGCTGGGAGAAATGCCTCTTCCTCCTTATATCACTCATAAGCTTCAGGATAAGGAACGTTACCAGACCGTTTATGCAAAAAACGAGGGAAGTGCAGCAGCGCCTACGGCAGGACTTCATTTTACAAAAGAATTATTGAAAGAAATAGAAGAAAAAGGCGTGAAAATTGCCCATGTAACCCTTCATGTGGGACTGGGTACGTTCCGCCCTGTAAAGGTAGATGATGTAGAAAGTCATCACATGCACTCTGAATTTTATGTAGTGGAAGAGGAGCAGGCAAAAATCATCAATGAAACAAAGGCAAAAGGCGGCAGAGTGATTTCCGTGGGAACTACAAGCTGCAGAACTTTAGAGTCTGCCACAGATGAGAATGGGATTTTGCAGGCAAAAAGCGGATGGACAGATATTTTTATCTATCCCGGCTATCAGTTTAAAATGATTGATGCTTTAATTACAAACTTCCATTTACCGGAGTCAACCCTTTTAATGCTGGTTTCTGCATTGGCGGGAAAAGAAAAGATTATGAATGCTTATGAAGAAGCAGTAAAAGAGCGTTATCGCTTTTTCAGCTTCGGAGATGCCATGATTATTGAGTGATAAAAAGATTGCAAAGAAAAAACGCCAGAACCGATATTTATCGGAACTGGCGTTTTTTTTCATATTTAAAAATCTTATTTTATTATTCCTGAGGACCGGCAGCAACTAATGCTTTACCAGCTTTATTTCCTTCGTATTTAGCAAAGTTCTTAATAAATCTCTGTGCTAAGTCTTTTGCTTTTGTTTCCCATTCGGAAGCATCTGCATAAGTATTACGAGGATCAAGAATGTTTGTATCAACACCTGGAAGTTCTGTAGGTACTTCGAAGTTGAAGTATGGAATTTTCTTTGTAGGAGCGTTTAAGATGTCTCCGTTTAAGATAGCGTCGATGATACCACGAGTATCTTTAATGGAGATACGTTTTCCTGTACCATTCCATCCTGTGTTTACAAGGTAAGCCTTTGCTCCACTCTGCTGCATTTTCTTAACAAGCTCTTCAGCGTATTTTGTTGGATGCAGCTCTAAGAATGCCTGTCCAAAGCAAGCGGAGAATGTTGGTGTAGGTTCTGTAATTCCACGTTCTGTACCAGCTAATTTTGCTGTAAATCCAGAAAGGAAGTAGTACTGTGTCTGTTCTGGTGTCAGAATAGATACTGGAGGTAATACACCAAATGCATCTGCAGATAAGAAGATAACTTCTTTTGCAGCTGGAGCAGAAGATACAGGACGAACAATATTTTCAATGTGGTTAATTGGATAAGATACACGAGTATTTTCTGTTACACTCTTATCTGTAAAGTCGATTTTTCCTTCTGCATCTAATGTTACGTTCTCAAGAAGAGCGTCACGTTTGATTGCATTGTAGATATCTGGTTCAGAATCTTTATCTAAGTCGATAACTTTTGCGTAGCATCCGCCTTCAAAGTTAAATACACCGTTGTCATCCCAGCCGTGTTCGTCATCACCGATTAAGAGACGTTTTGGATCTGTGGAAAGTGTAGTTTTTCCTGTTCCGGAAAGACCGAAGAAAATTGCTGTGTTTTCACCATTTAAGTCTGTGTTTGCAGAGCAGTGCATGGAAGCGATACCTTTTAATGGAAGGTAGTAGTTCATCATAGAGAACATACCTTTTTTCATTTCTCCGCCGTACCATGTATTTACGATAACCTGCTCACGGCTTGTGATGTTGAACATAACAGCTGTTTCAGAGTTTAATCCTAATTCTTTGTAGTTTTCAACTTTTGCTTTAGAAGCATTGTATACGATAAAGTCTGGTTCGAAGTCTTTCAGCTCTTCTTCAGTAGGCTGAATGAACATGTTTGTAACAAAATGTGCCTGCCAAGCTACTTCTACGATAAAACGGATAGCCATACGTGTATCTTTGTTTGCACCGCAGAAAGCATCTACAACATACAGTTTTTTGTTAGACAGCTCTTTTAAAGCAATATCTTTTACAGTATCCCAAGCTTCCTGTGTAGCTGGATGGTTGTCATTTTTGTATTCATCAGAAGTCCACCATACAGTGTCTTTAGAGTTTTCATCCATAACGATGAATTTGTCTTTAGGAGAACGTCCTGTGTATACACCTGTCATTACGTTAACTGCACCCAGTTCACTTTCCTGACCTTTTTCAAAGCCTTCCAGTTCCGGTTTTGTTTCTTCAGCGAATAATAATTCATAAGAAGGGTTGTGAACAATCTCAGTTGTTCCAGTGATGCCGTATTTGCTTAAATTCAATTCTGCCATCTTACATGTACCTCTTTTCTCTTATATTAATTACGATAATCTCACCTGCCAAGACAGGTTTGCGATATCCTTTTTTAAAGAAGGGAAAACCCTGCTTCTCTTCTATATTATACATATTTACTACAATAAATCAATAAAAAAATATATAGAAATTCTAAAATTTGTTTAAAATTTAACGACCTTATGAAGCAGAAATTGCAGCCATATCCCGATAAAATTCAGGATAGGAGATATCTACGCAGGAAGCATTTAAAATTTCTGTTTCTCCGTCAGCAGCCATACCGGCAACGGCAAAGGACATGGCAATTCTGTGATCCATATAGCTGTCTAAAACAGCGCCTTTTAAAGGCTTGCCTCCATGTATTTCCATGCCGTCTTCCGTAGGAATAATATCAGCTCCCATAGCGGATAAATGCTGCACAATAATATCCAGACGGTTAGACTCTTTTACCTTTAATTCCTGCGCATCACGGATGACGGTAGTACCTTGGGCAAAGGCTGCCATAACAGCAAGCATCGGAAGTTCGTCAATGAGAGTGGGAATAAGTGCGCCTTCGATAACTGTTGCTTTTAACTCGCTGTGTTTTACCAGAATATCGGCCACAGGCTCTTTTCCGTATTCCCTCTTATTTAAAAGCTGAATATCTGCGCCCATATCTGCGCATACTTTTAGAATGCCATCTCGTGTAGGATTTATTCCCACATCTTTGATTAAAATTTCAGAGCCCGGAATTAGAAGTCCCGCAGCAATAAAATAAGCCGCAGAAGAAATATCTCCGGGAACAATGACATTTTGTCCTTCTAAAACAGGATTGCCCGTGATAGCCGCAGTAGTTCCTTCTGAAATGACGTCTGCACCAAAGGAGCGGAGCATCAGTTCAGAATGGTTGCGGGAAAGATAGGGCTCTGTCACTTTTGTGATGCCATCTGCATACATTCCTGCCAATAAAACACAGGACTTCACCTGTGCAGAGCTTACCGGTGAAAGATAATGTATGGGCTTTAAAGGATGCCCCGTTATTTTCAGCGGTGCACAGCCGTTGTCGGATAGACTTTCTATTTTGCCTCCCATTTGGGAAAGGGGAGTAATAATTCGTGTCATAGGACGTTTCTGAATAGAAGCATCTCCGGTTAAAGTAGTACAAAAAGCCTGTCCGGCTAAAATACCGGATAAAAGGCGGGTAGTAGTTCCGCTGTTTCCTGCATCTAAAATCGTTTCAGGAGCGTTTAAGCCGTGAAGTCCTTTGCCGTGAATTAAAATTTCCGAAGGAAGCTGTTCAATTTCAATGCCCATTTTTTCAAAGCAGGAGATTGTAGACAGACAATCAGCGCCTTTTAAAAAATTGGTAACAGAAGTGGTTCCTTTTGCAAGAGCCCCGAGCATGACGGCTCTGTGAGAGATGGATTTATCTCCCGGAACGGCAAGCTCTCCTCGAAGAGGAGTGGATTTTTTAAAAATCATAGAAAAACCTCCTATCTCTCATAAATTTTATAATTGCGCTTTGTCAGCTGTTCCAAAGCCTGTTTTAAGGCATCCTCATCGTAAAATTCGATTTTTAATACGCCGTCTTCAAATTCTCTGTTGTGAAGAATGCCGATATTTTTAATACTGATATTATTCATAGAAAGAATAGTTGCAATGGTAGCAATAGAACCTGTTTCATCAATAATATCACAGTACAGGGCAAAATCCTTTTTAATTGGTCCGCTGGGGACATCATTAAAGGAATTTCTGTATTCCTTGGACTGTGAAAACATATCGTAAAGACCATTGGCATCTTTTTGGTCCACTAAATATTTTGCCTGCACAATCAAGCGTATATATTCATCTAAAACCTTTGAAATATGCTCCGGATTTTCCAGACAAATCTGCTGCCACATGTGCGGAGAAGAGGATGCAATACGGGTAATATCTTTAAATCCGCCTGCCGCAATGGTTTTCATGTGCTCCAGAGGAGAGTCCAGCTTTTTCACTACATTTACAAGAGATGCAGCCACAATATGAGGAAGGTGGCTTACGGCAGCAGTAATAAAATCATGCTCATC
The DNA window shown above is from Blautia hansenii DSM 20583 and carries:
- the pheT gene encoding phenylalanine--tRNA ligase subunit beta, translating into MNTSLSWIKKYVPDLDVSAQEYTDAMTLSGTKVEGFEKLDADLEKIVIGQIEKIERHPDADKLIVCQVNIGTETVQIVTGASNVHEGDKIPVVLDGGSVADGTKIKTGKLRGVESCGMMCSIEELGSTTEFYPEAAEDGIYIFPEDAEVGASAIEALGFNDVVFEYEITSNRVDCYSVIGIAREAAATFQKPFYPPVVEVKGNSEDVNDYVKVTVEDKELCPRYCARMVKNVKIGPSPKWMQRCLAANGIRPINNLVDITNYVMEEFGQPMHAYDMDTIEGQEIIVRRAKKDEKFVTLDGQERVLDDSVLMICDGKKPVGIAGIMGGENSMITENATTVLLEAACFDGVNIRLSSKKVGLRTDASGKFEKGLDPNNAQAAIDRACQLIEEFGCGEVVGGMADVYSKVKEPVRVAFDADKINSLLGTELSKEEMLEYLSRVELKYDESTGEIVAPTFRHDIFRMADLAEEVARFYGYDNIPTTLPKGEATTGKLPFKLRIEQVARDMAEFNGFSQGYCYSFESPKVFDKLLIPENDELRKAIVISNPLGEDFSIMRTISLNGMLTSLGTNYKRRNKDVRLYELGNIYLPKELPLTELPEERMMFTLGMYGAGDFFSMKGVVEEFLDKIGMHKKEEYNPNAGKPFLHPGRQAEIIYDKTVIGYMGEVHPTVAASYGIGEKAYVAVLDIPAILEFATFDRKYEGIAKFPAVSRDISMVVPKEVLAGQIEAVIAQRGGKILENYQLFDIYEGSQIKEGYKSMAYSVTFRAKDRTLEDADVNAAMKKILNGLETLGIELRK
- a CDS encoding histidine phosphatase family protein; its protein translation is MMKLYILRHGETQWNVQKRLQGASDTELNEKGIALAEKTGEALKEIPFYCCFTSPLKRAKDTAKLALGNREIPIYEDARIQEICFGEWEGENSSLLPQEMLYNFFHNTKDYRAPKGGEELAHICARTRDFWEDIIAREELQDKNILIASHGCAVRALLQNVYEDADIANFWHGKVPPNCSVNIVEMKENKAILLEEDVVYY
- the queA gene encoding tRNA preQ1(34) S-adenosylmethionine ribosyltransferase-isomerase QueA, whose translation is MRTADFYYDLPEELIAQDPLLDRSSSRLMHLDKQTGEICHTDFKHIIDYLNPEDCLVINDTRVIPARLYGSKVGTDAGIEILLLKRRENNIWETLVKPGKKAKPGTKISFGDGLLIGEVLDIVEEGNRLIQFQYEGIFEEILDKLGEMPLPPYITHKLQDKERYQTVYAKNEGSAAAPTAGLHFTKELLKEIEEKGVKIAHVTLHVGLGTFRPVKVDDVESHHMHSEFYVVEEEQAKIINETKAKGGRVISVGTTSCRTLESATDENGILQAKSGWTDIFIYPGYQFKMIDALITNFHLPESTLLMLVSALAGKEKIMNAYEEAVKERYRFFSFGDAMIIE
- the pckA gene encoding phosphoenolpyruvate carboxykinase (ATP) encodes the protein MAELNLSKYGITGTTEIVHNPSYELLFAEETKPELEGFEKGQESELGAVNVMTGVYTGRSPKDKFIVMDENSKDTVWWTSDEYKNDNHPATQEAWDTVKDIALKELSNKKLYVVDAFCGANKDTRMAIRFIVEVAWQAHFVTNMFIQPTEEELKDFEPDFIVYNASKAKVENYKELGLNSETAVMFNITSREQVIVNTWYGGEMKKGMFSMMNYYLPLKGIASMHCSANTDLNGENTAIFFGLSGTGKTTLSTDPKRLLIGDDEHGWDDNGVFNFEGGCYAKVIDLDKDSEPDIYNAIKRDALLENVTLDAEGKIDFTDKSVTENTRVSYPINHIENIVRPVSSAPAAKEVIFLSADAFGVLPPVSILTPEQTQYYFLSGFTAKLAGTERGITEPTPTFSACFGQAFLELHPTKYAEELVKKMQQSGAKAYLVNTGWNGTGKRISIKDTRGIIDAILNGDILNAPTKKIPYFNFEVPTELPGVDTNILDPRNTYADASEWETKAKDLAQRFIKNFAKYEGNKAGKALVAAGPQE
- the aroA gene encoding 3-phosphoshikimate 1-carboxyvinyltransferase, with protein sequence MIFKKSTPLRGELAVPGDKSISHRAVMLGALAKGTTSVTNFLKGADCLSTISCFEKMGIEIEQLPSEILIHGKGLHGLNAPETILDAGNSGTTTRLLSGILAGQAFCTTLTGDASIQKRPMTRIITPLSQMGGKIESLSDNGCAPLKITGHPLKPIHYLSPVSSAQVKSCVLLAGMYADGITKVTEPYLSRNHSELMLRSFGADVISEGTTAAITGNPVLEGQNVIVPGDISSAAYFIAAGLLIPGSEILIKDVGINPTRDGILKVCADMGADIQLLNKREYGKEPVADILVKHSELKATVIEGALIPTLIDELPMLAVMAAFAQGTTVIRDAQELKVKESNRLDIIVQHLSAMGADIIPTEDGMEIHGGKPLKGAVLDSYMDHRIAMSFAVAGMAADGETEILNASCVDISYPEFYRDMAAISAS
- a CDS encoding prephenate dehydrogenase; translated protein: METTTIGFIGLGLIGGSIAKAIRKFHPDYQIIAYNRTTDTLKDAVFDGIVDIPCNEHDPRFALCDYIFLCATVDYNIECLPWLKQVIRPGCILTDVGSVKGEIHRKVTELDMAYNFIGGHPMAGSEHMGYEHSTDHLIENAYYILTPSEEVGLDKIGKYTELVTSIGALPMILTWDEHDFITAAVSHLPHIVAASLVNVVKKLDSPLEHMKTIAAGGFKDITRIASSSPHMWQQICLENPEHISKVLDEYIRLIVQAKYLVDQKDANGLYDMFSQSKEYRNSFNDVPSGPIKKDFALYCDIIDETGSIATIATILSMNNISIKNIGILHNREFEDGVLKIEFYDEDALKQALEQLTKRNYKIYER